ggatatatatacacattgctgtacaacaaatctgtagaaatgatacatcttgcataactgaagccctaacccactgagtaacaattctccaatccttcctcctcacagcccttggcaaccacgattttattttctgtttccatggatttgattaaGTTAGAtacctcatagaagtggaatcgggcaatatttctcatttttgattggttcatttcacttagtaaaatatcatcaaggcccatccatgatgtagcatgtgacagaattattttttaaagcttcaaaACATTCTGTTGTGTGCATGTGGATATAAGAGCtataatatatatcttatatatagtctttatcttttatccaccaatgaacatttaggttgcttacacATCTTGCCTATTGGGAATAATGAGGCAATGACCATTCATGTGCCCACTATTTATTCAATAACTTGCTTTCAAgtttttatggaaatacacttTTGATGGGATTCCTAGATCATACAGCAGTTCTAATTTTctgtggaaactccatactgttttctagaaagcttgcaacattttacattgccaacaatagtgtataagtgttccaatttctccatatccttaccacGCTTGCTATTGTCTTCTTATAGATATTGCCCATCGCAGGTTTCAATTTGTGtttccctattgattagtaatattgagcatcttttcatatgtttgttggccatttgtgtattttctctggagaaatgtctattcaatcccttctctcactgttagtcagctcagactgccataacaaagcagactgcattccttaaaccagagaaatttgttttcttccaatGCTGGAGCATGGAAATTTGATATCAAGGTGCCATCATGGTCAATCAGGTTCTCTTCGGGGCTTATAGGTAGCCTTCATACTGGTGTATGCTTAGTAAGCCCTTATCAGATGcatagtttacaaatattttctaccatcctgTAGGTGACCTTTTCAACTCTGTTCAGTGTCCTTTGCTGCACAGAGGTTTTAAGAttaatctcatttgtctatttgtaCTTTGTTACTAATATTGTGCACTTGgtaccatatctaagaaatcattgctgatTCAGTGTTCTGAAGCTTCacccttgttttcttctaagagtcttatcaagtcttgcatttaggtctttcatccattctgagttgatttttcttcaagacgtaagatgttcattattttgcatatggttattttgtttccccagcaccattcattACAGGGATTAAACTTTCCACAGTATCTTGACACCCTAgatgaagatcattagaccatgtatccaagagtttatttctggctctctattctgttccattgattgacatatctgtctttatgccagccagcttcctcagtggctcagcaggtgaagaatctgccttcagtgcaggagacacaggagatgcgggttcactccatgggtttagaagatcccctgcagaaggaaatggcaaccctgtccagtattcttgcctgagaaatcccctggacagaggagcctggtgggttgcagtccaaaagatcacaaaaagtcaagaagagtgagcaactgagcacacatttaTTGCCAAATCTACACTCTTTTGCttcctgtacctttgtagtatgttctgaaatcagaggcctccagctttgctgttctttctaagattgctttgcctatttggggtgctctgagattctgtgttaactgttggatggattttctatatctgaaaaaaattccattgggattttaataggaattgcattgaatctttaaattgctttgggtagtatgaacagcttaataatattaagcctcCAAATCCATAAACTTGAGAcacatatctatttatttatgtcagattcctttcagcaatactttgtagttttcaacatataagtctttcatctccttaagtttattgctaattacttcattcttttcaatgctattataaataagattatttgtccagtggctaagactccacactcccagtgcagaaaacttgggttcagtccctagtcagggaactagatcccacatgccacaacaaagacctggcacaaacaaataaataaaaataaatattttttttttttaatttagctgttgaatatagcttttaaaaaataaataggattgttttcttattttcctttgtggaATGGTCATTCTTCATGCACGGAAAGATATTTGCATGTTGATTTTGTACCGTGAAACTTTCTGTGgaggatttttttgtgtgtggatttACAGATTTTTCTGCACATAAAACCATGGCCctgtgaacagacataattttacttctttctttccaaatggaagcattttgtttccatttctaaccTAAAGCCCTGGCTAGGAGTTCTAATATTATGGTGAACAGAAATGTTGATAaggggcacccttgtctttttttcttgatctttttcactgatgactatgatgttagaggtagactttcaatatatgacctttattatattgcagtCACTTTCTCCTATTTCTACATTGTTGAGTACTTTTGTCATGAAAGACGAGTAAATTTATTAGATACTTTATGAACATCAGATGAGGCACAGAtgaagtttcatatttttttttttaattttaagaaaattatgtaatgctCCCAGTGGAACCATGGGAGTTGATGACACAGAAATCATTTTCCATTCCTCCTTTGGTAATCACTGTCTTTGTCACTCTCTGGCTTAGAATTATGTGTCCTTAATTAGAATACCCAGAGTTTGGAAACATTTCCCAACCAAAACACTGATTCTCATCATTCTTTAGGTAAACCTTCATCAATGGCCTTCAGAGTGGAGCACAGTAAACACAagaaggtgagtatttcccaaatcctgttgccaaaatatcctcctcatggatccagtcacaggtgagaataggagaaaacacagagatcctggagacggctgccttcctgccctggatcTTTAGCACACTGTCTGACATCATCACCACCTTTACAGTTAGTAAGAACAACAACAGTAGTAGGCAGTTCTGTTGCTAcattatttacataatatttcagactttgAGCATGTTAtgtgaataaacttacctaaaccTTAAATCAATCCTACAGTACCTATAAGTGGGTatatagctatcaccattatagatttaaaaaatgagttaaaaaacCTTTGATTATATGCCTGAGATCACAGTATCACTGGCAGTGCAATCTAAACCAAAGCACTTTCTCTAAACCCCTTACAAAATGATTAAAACTTCCATGGTTCTATGAAGCTTATTCAtacatctttatatcattcatctgagagatgttttcaacctcagttcttttgtgctgtgctagggagggatatgctaagacatctgactaagggaagcttaaggTCATGCTGGGCAGTTTGCAGAGTGgacagtccaagatgaagaaggagacaggatccctacctcagagcctcccactccaataagagGAAGCAACTCGCCACCCTGAGAAACCTCAGGTTTATGACTTAAaatcaacaaataagaaaataacagaaggacttcacatagattacccacttttgagtagaaactcaTCATCTGGGCATCATGTCAAATGCTCATTCTTGTAGGAGGGAGTAACAACTGCTTCCTCTGAGCTCTAATTAGGcaactctcctgtttggaatcctatgtttagcctgcccctgtgttgtgagctttgagagcctagcccacacccattcattctcagaagtccaggcccagctcaaagcccctgagggaccctgaatgttttgtgaatgagtgactccacatTTGAGCATTCATCTAGGAGTAGAAAGGTCAAAGAATGCTGAAGATAGTGTCTGTGAGCTAGACTTCAAATATAGATGCAGTTTAGGGAATAAATTGATGCCAGGGATGTACGCTCACGTTCTTACTGTATTAAATAGCTCACACAACAATTTGTTGAAGGTTATTAAATTTCATGTCACTATAATATTAAGAATTAGCCTGAATACCAATTCatggatcaggaaactgaggagaATCAGCTAGTCATACAGCCTTGTTCAAGGAGAACTGATGTGACCAGATACTTTAATTCCAAACATTGTctctaggacatggcaacctgcaactttcatctcattttctttattgtctaaatgtgtttctgccgatcgtcttttctcttcttaatctcactgctttgtcaccttattttccagatgtgttttgtcccctctgtaattttccatacttcctTGTCCATCAAAAGGCCACTAATTAATACAACCCCCCTGGATCTCTCTACAAGCActtaccctcttctttccctgacctccagctattctccctgccttgctctcatttttatgcagaaagttgaaggggaagaaccttaagatatgaattctagttttgattcactATCCACCTAGGTCCTTTTGTTACATTCCAGTGTTcaagcccccacccccgcccccaaatcaggtatttccaagaattgtcaaagtattaactaaagtcatgcatgtgaaaacacttcataaagtcctaaagaactaaagaaatgccTGTTTTCTTTTactcacatggaagagaatgtccAGGGCACCATTAAGTAAGGAATCTAGTTTGAAGGAATTGCCGGGAGCAGCAAAATCGCTGAAAACAAGTGGctccaagcaggctcagaaaccagtgccccatcacagaaaagcaaggacccctggacagcaccccagacaaAAAGGCGGTAAGAGAAATTTGGGGAGTTCCTCTAATTACTTCctctaatccctgtagaaaagcTAATAAGTGTGACCTAGGTGTGTGACATGGACTTTGGGTAGGCGGGGGTTTAAGCAGGACGGATCTGAGTCATGATGTTagcactggggccttgggaaaatcttatacattttctgagTTCCTGATTGCTATGTGTAAAGTGAAGATAAGGATACATAACTCATACAGTGCTTGAAAGccttacattaaatgcaaaagtctGACACCTACAAGTAGTTCGATAAACCCAGCTGTGATGATGGGAACCGAgctttgttagtgtttatgcccagacctcTGCTCATTGCCTTACGTGTCATGTGCCCTtaacatatattttctgagtagatgtgtcGGTGAACTATTTCCTAAGTAGGAAGGTTTGGAAGTTAAACCTACTAACGGGAAGTGCAGGATGCTATCACTGAACTGGGCATCTGTGGTCAgttgagcctcagtctcctgaacctGTAGTTAAAGGGACAAGAAGCAAAGTATAGAGAATGGACTATCTGGTGGTgaagtgattaagactccatgcttccactgcaggaggtgtgggttccattcctagtcagggaactaagatcccacaagccatgcagtgtggagaagaaataaataatgtatcattaaaaaataaaattacaaaagtaaaagtttgaaaactacatgtaagaaagttttaacaaagtgTATAGTTGGACAGGTAGGAGATCTCACACTTTCCAATAAAACAGGGACTAACTCCCCAGACCCCACCGGCCTTGCTTagcttctgttctccatcttagaactcagaagaaaagaGACTGGAGTGAAGAGGTACAGTTTACGAGAAAGAAAGGGCCACATATACCAAGAGGTCAGCGAGCCCCAGGATGACGACTGCCTCTGTGAGTGACCCCGCTGGCCCACTCACGGAGAAGGGGCTACGAGGCCTTGGTCCACTAACCTCACCTCACCGTTTGGCCCCGCGtccatccccttcctctatgaTTTGGGGTGCAGGGTCGAGGCCAAATGGCATGAATGCCCCAGTTCTTTCTGAAGGGCGTTACGACCAGCAACATCACGATACCTCCTCTCATCCCTGTTCTCACCTCCAGATTGTGAGGAgtgtcagaacttcttcatcgacagctgtgctgcccatgGGCCCCCAAGCTTTGTAAAGGACTGTGCAGTGGAAAAGGGGCATGCCAACCGCTCAGCCCTCACTCTGCCCCCTGGGTTAAGCATCAGACTGTCGGGCATCCCTGACGCTGGGCTTGGAGTGTGGAACGAGGCGTCCGATCTGCCGCTGGGCATGCACTTTGGCCCCTATGAGGGCCAGATCACAGACGATGAAGAGGCCGCCAACAGTGGATACGCCTGGCTGGTGAGAAGCACCTgtttccctgtcctctggcctctaaccgcttgtgtgtggtggggggtacTTCATGTCTACATGCGAGGACGCAGATGGTGATAACACGGTCGGCAATGCCACAGTCAGCCCTGTGTACTGTGTGCCCTGGGCGTGAACACAGGACTTccctctaaaggtcagaggagaggtgggagcacagtgtacagacactcaggacctctataaaggtcagaggagagatgGGAACAGtctacagacactcaggacctctatctaaaggtcagaggaaaggtgggaccacagtgtagagacactcaggacctccatctaaaggtcagaggagaggtgggaccagtGTACAGAAATTCAGGACctccatctaaaggtcagaggagaggtgggaacaccttGGTACAGACtcacaggacctctatctaaaaaTAAGTGGAGAGGTGAgaccacagtgtagagacactcaggacctctgtctaaagatcagaggagaggtgggaccacagtgtacagacactcaggacctctatccaaAGGTCAgtggagaggtgggaccacagtgtacagacactcaggacctctatctaaaggtcagaggagaggtgggaccacagtgtacagagatagaggacctctatctaaaggtcagaggagaggtgggaccacagggTACAGAGATagaggacctctatctaaagatcaggggagaggtgggaccacagtgcacagacactcaggacctctatctatagatcagaggagaggtgagACCACAGTGTAtcgacactcaggacctctatctaaagatgagaggagaggtgggaccacagtgtagaaacacacaggacctctatctaaagatcagaggagaggtgggaccacagtgtacagacactcaggacctctatctaaaggtcagaggagaggtgggaccacagtgtacagacactcaggacctccatCTAAatgtcagaggagaggtgggaacaccgtGGTACACACTCACAGgacttctatctaaaggtcagaggagaggtgggaacacagtgtacagacacacagAAGTGACTCCTCCCGTGTGGAGCCCTTGCCTTCAATGAACCAAGAGACTCAGACTTGGAATGATGAGTAACGGGCTTACCGTGGGGTCCGACTGGCAGGTGAATCCATGCAGGCTGAAAAGCACCAATGACTACAGAAGGAAATAGCTCTTCTATATCTTCctaccaaaaaacaaataaaagaaagaggaaagcttgtaactctttctctgacactcagaTCACCAAAGGGAGGAACTGCTACGAGCATGTGGATGGAAAGGACACGTCttgggccaactggatgaggtgagtgcagtgagtCTCCATTGTGTAGACATTGAGACTCCCTCCATCCCAcgcccctttccttctcaacccGGCTCCCTCCACAGCTTTcacatcttccttcctcttttccctccatatcatgctctttcatttcaaaagacactagaaagaaggaaataaaaatatggcatgtGCCGTCAAGATACAAGTCTATATGCTGAAAAAAACTGGTGgacttgaaaacaacttgaggagtctagattcaccagggacactttaactcacttaatggacacttaccacgcactttatgtttcagtttagacAATGAACTTCGTTACTGAAGCAGATCACACAACCCATGTCCTATTGGAGAAAATACTGCAAACAGACATTAGCCAATTGATTTTAGGAACAGTAACCttattttttctatctttgaGTAACTACACAGCGCCAGGAAAagctaatacaggagaccttaACTCTATGTGGGCAACAACCTCTTCAGGCTTGGTTCCAGTGAGAAGTGGGCCCTGAGGCCTCAGAAGGAATGGGAGGCAGGATGGCCCTGAGTGGGGCCATTCTCTGAGGGCCTCCCTTTCATCAGGGCAGGCAGACAGTGAACAAAGTATTACTGTTCCATGTCTCAAGCTATATCAGAGCTCTCTCCAAGTTtctgtgggagggggtggggaagcgAATAGGACTCTGGATAcacgtggggagatgggagaaagccttgggagagaaggcaggctggggtgagtGCTGAGGGCTGCGTGTTAGCCAAGGAGCACCAAGTCCTGTGGATGAAAGAGAACTTAATTCAGAGTTTAGAGGAGCTGGAGGTCACCAGCCTCAAGGACAGTCCAGGTGGAGATGAGTCTGGAACTGGGCTCCGGAAAATGGCTAAttagggaaggagagaaaagcatgggaattcacATGGTCTGGTCGAAGGTGTGAACAGAAGGGCCACATGAGGGGTGGCCTCAGAGGCggaaggcaaggagctgggcatggtcgGAGAGTGGAGGACACTCATCACCtgaggtttctttccctttcccggcCTCGCccccaggtatgtgaactgtgcccgggacgatgaggagcagaacctggtggccttCCAGTATCACGGGCAGAACTTCTACCGAACCTGCCAGGTGGTCAGGccgggctgtgagctgctggtctggtACGGGGACGAGTATGGTCAGGACCTTGGCATCAAGCGGAACAGCCGGGGGAAGAGTGAGCTCGCGGCCGGGAGAGGTGAGTGTCAGCCCTcttccagcaccccaccccatcctgggagCCTCCGTGGTCCGATTTCGAAGCAGAGGACAATCCAGTGTAAAGTCAGTAGAGTTGCAATTAAAATGCCTTagaatttgattcttttcatatgattgttaggaaaaatttttatattaaaaatgctagttctaatttttaatatttcatgcaaaaaaatgtgtaacatcaccttctgcagaaaggctgagaagcaaaaagcaacattTCTAGCACCTACGAGCTCTCTGCCCTTTAcctgtttcttcctcatttcctcccatttctcagtgacacatgtacagtgatgtgcattcagttactgttCCAGTTTGCTGTCATGTGAGTTCACACTCTGTGCCAGACGGGGCTCCACGCACCGAAACAGACagaaccactgccctggggcagcaggggcttcacaccagacaggggctggtgctctgaggaAAACCAGAGCAGGGAACCTGCCTCGGGTCAgcgtgagcagagggtggggtgtggtgcagGACGGTGGGGCAGGGTCTGTGCACAGATAACACCCGTGGGTAAGGATTCCAGACAGGGAAGCAGCCAGTGCCTCAGACCCAGGGCCGGGAAGAGATACCATAACAGGGGTCAtgggaggaagcacagaggaCGAGAAGGAGGCTGGATGTGACACGGAAGCCTCAGGCCATGTGTCCACATGCAGGccccaggggtcctcctgggtGACACAGAACAACCGCGCGGCTTTCTGCTGCAAGCAGCATGTGCTCTGTGCTAAGACGATGCTTTGGTTCATTTTGGGGACGAGACATCAGCAGGGAGCCCCCTCAGAGGTCAGTTcatgaggggagagtgggctggcTAAAGATGTTTTCGAGTGAGGATGTGAAGAGTCTggctggagatgtatttttaaatagggcTTCCTAGTGCACGTTAAATGGACTAagactgaatgaaataaatgaggtatgagtactggtgaggcttgagaaaggatatgcttttattttatgatttatgggaAACTGAGACAGTAGCAATTTGTGAACCTGTTTGGGCAGCAGGAGCCAGAGACCTGTAGTCAGTGGGACCTGGGCCGCTCGGTCTCATCCAgtctcaaacccacttcctgcagagatcggcacaaaggctgctctttgaacaaggagccaCAAAGTCAGCTTTACTCACACCTGAACTAAccaccccctgtgctgcctcccatatgCAGAGAACTCCAGGCCAGGCGCCCCTAACTTAATAGACCCTTTCTCCTCACAGGGAGCCTCTCAGGAGATTTCATCTAAGGCATCAAGTCTTATCCCTCAGTAGGGTAAATACCTGTGGCCACTGTCACATGACTTTTCAGATACTTACACGCAAGGAAAGTCCCTGCAGATCCACCTCTATCAGGAGAGATGCTGCCTCTGATGCTGCTGGAAGGTCCCTATCtgggtgatatgtagaaaaggcccCTGACACcaacttcctggatttctgtagatgtagagaataagagtGGAGTGGAAACGTGGACTATAAAGAGACACCTGATGGGAGACAAGTCGTGCACTGTCAACACTTAGATAATTAGTGAGGCAGGCCTGACCCCggcaaaccagctacctgaccaaaagcttcctctttcagcagaaccaaagcccaagatccacccatgtgcctcctgctctctggccttctccagtcagaaattcctcagccaacacacccaacgcagtcacccctctcagaccctcctgagaccatctgaaagacaactcctccaaccagaggatccctgcccaggcaatcaaaatcagCGATATTCAGATCCACACAGCCCGAGCAACAAATCTGAGGGTCAGAAGACCAAGGCCAGGCCCCAACCGTTGCTGAAAAGCATAAGGCTGAAGAGGATTTCAAGGGCCTCTTCCTACTCAACCGGAGGACAAATGGGGTGTTCTGgggtgcatgagagaatgaaagacgagcccagcacaagccagaaactgaatccagaggacacaggcacaTTCCTCACGGTGGCAGGGGTCTCAGGGAATATGAGGGTCACGTACGGAGAGTGTGGGCAAGGCTCCAAGGACAGGTCAAGTCTCAGcacacacgagaggacacacacaggggagaagccctatgtttgcggggagtgtgggcgaagcttcagtcagaagacagatttcatcagacaccagaggacacacacaggggagaagccctatgtttgcggggagtgtgggcgaagcttcagtcagaagtcagccctcatcagacaccagagaacacacacaggggagaagccctatgtttgcggggagtgtgggcgaagcttcattCAGAAGGCTCATCTCATCTCACACAAGAGGAcgcacacaggggagaagccctatgtttgcggggagtgtgggcgaagcttccattggaagtccgtcctcatcagacaccagaggacacacacaggggagaagccctatgtttgcagggattgtgggcgaagcttcagtcagaaggcTCATCTCATCTCacacaagaggacacacacaggggagaagccctatgtttgcggggagtgtgggcgaagcttcagtcagaagtctgtcctcatcacacaccagaggacacacacaggggagaagccctatgtttgcggggagtgtgggcgaagcttcagtcacaaGTCcctcctcatcagacaccagaggacacacacaggggagaagccctatgtgtgCAGgaagtgtgggcgaagcttcagggaTATGTCAAATCTCATCTTacacaagaggacacacacaggggagaagccctatgtttgtggggagtgtgggcgaaacttcagtcagaagtccgtcctcatcacacaccagaggaaacacacaggggagaagccctatgtttgcggggactGTGGGCGAaacttcagtcagaagtccgtcctcatcacacaccagaggacacacacaggggagaagccctacatttgcagggagtgtgagtgagtcatgACCAACAAACCACACCTTAGCCTCAGGAGGATTACTGCAGCCACCCCATGCTTCAGCTCtaagggggcctcagaggaggtCTGTGACCCGTTACTGTCCCCAGAAGTATCAcgagagacttcccaggtggtccagtggccaagactccaatgcagagacccacgttcaatacctgattggggaactaggtctcacaggctgcaactaagacacagcacagccgagtaaataaatatatgataaatattgtAAAGAAAGAGTGTGATAAGCACAGAATTACTTGTTAAATAGACCTTCCACTTTTGTGACAGGAGAGGAGGTGGATAAACAGCAGAGGGTTTCTTAAGTGTACTGGAGATGTTCATGCCAATTGCCTTCGTGGTTTTTTAGTACTTctcttctaataaattttgtctccaaacaaatctgaagcccAGACTATGTACTCATTCCCCCCTTATCACTGACAGCAGTGGAGTCCAGTCATAGCTGAACCCCTGGGAAGGCATAATTCTTGAGCCAAGTCAGTTAGGTCACTGGACAGTCAGTtcctgggtccag
This window of the Dama dama isolate Ldn47 chromosome 19, ASM3311817v1, whole genome shotgun sequence genome carries:
- the LOC133073834 gene encoding histone-lysine N-methyltransferase PRDM9-like translates to MRPNRSPEASTEGDAGRTERKPTVRDAFKDISMYFSKEEWEEIGEWGKIRYRNVKRNYEALIAIGFRATRPDFMHHRRQVIKPQVDDTEDSDEEWTPRQQGKPSSMAFRVEHSKHKKRMSRAPLSKESSLKELPGAAKSLKTSGSKQAQKPVPHHRKARTPGQHPRQKGELRRKETGVKRYSLRERKGHIYQEVSEPQDDDCLYCEECQNFFIDSCAAHGPPSFVKDCAVEKGHANRSALTLPPGLSIRLSGIPDAGLGVWNEASDLPLGMHFGPYEGQITDDEEAANSGYAWLITKGRNCYEHVDGKDTSWANWMRYVNCARDDEEQNLVAFQYHGQNFYRTCQVVRPGCELLVWYGDEYGQDLGIKRNSRGKSELAAGREPKPKIHPCASCSLAFSSQKFLSQHTQRSHPSQTLLRPSERQLLQPEDPCPGNQNQRYSDPHSPSNKSEGQKTKARPQPLLKSIRLKRISRASSYSTGGQMGCSGVHERMKDEPSTSQKLNPEDTGTFLTVAGVSGNMRVTYGECGQGSKDRSSLSTHERTHTGEKPYVCGECGRSFSQKTDFIRHQRTHTGEKPYVCGECGRSFSQKSALIRHQRTHTGEKPYVCGECGRSFIQKAHLISHKRTHTGEKPYVCGECGRSFHWKSVLIRHQRTHTGEKPYVCRDCGRSFSQKAHLISHKRTHTGEKPYVCGECGRSFSQKSVLITHQRTHTGEKPYVCGECGRSFSHKSLLIRHQRTHTGEKPYVCRKCGRSFRDMSNLILHKRTHTGEKPYVCGECGRNFSQKSVLITHQRKHTGEKPYVCGDCGRNFSQKSVLITHQRTHTGEKPYICRECESSQHLDSRFDLRGPVLSPAPSSCVSWCKMLNLSVSLFSSVIRESGQAPPDTVTALHGHTGHQQSRDGQPAASAARSTLTTAAPWLYQSRLCAALLGCQGSGTLVRGSQDTKLGLAMGELDAREPVTLQQQPAGPLELWGQMQFCLSIPPPPEGASLDSRPSAPASPCPVSFSAQTTIWNGLPATCVTSVYLEISHLR